The genomic DNA GCGTTTCGCATTGCAAGCGCTCCAGTGCGGCAAGCCCTACTATCGTCTTTCCAGCCCCGCACGGCAGCACGATCACTCCGCTTCCGCCATGTCCCGCCTGCCCTTCGGCCGGATTCACCCGGCCGGCAAACGCATCGACGCCTGCTGCCTGGTAATCCCTCAGTGCAAATGGTTGGCCATCCCCAGCCACGCTCCTTAGAGCGACCGGCAATGTATGTCCGCGATGGTACCCCGCTTCATCGATGACGGGATAACCTAGACGTGCCGCCTCCTGCTTCAGCAGGCCGCGAAACACCGCTGGAAAGCACAGCCGGAATCCGTCCCGCTGCAGCCTGAAAGAAGCCAGCGACGGTTCCCTCTCCAACTGATCCAGCAGGGCCGGGTTCGAGTAACGAAGCTCAAGATAGAGCATGCCTGGAGCACCGTCTGTTCGAATTAAAGCCAGAGAGCCGTAACGAGACATCCACATGCGGATGTCGGAAAGCACCTTACCCGGTACCTCCCATCTCGACAGGCAGCACAGCATCTCCACGACATCGTCCACCGTTTGGCCACTCGCTGCAGCATTCCATAAAGATAGCGGCGTAATTCGGTATGTATGAAACATGGCCGGACTTTTGACGAGTTCTGCAAAGAGAGCCAGCTTGTTTTTGGCCTGTTCGAAGCCGGGATGCCCCTTCTCCAGAAGAACCGTAAAATCACGCTGCACGATGCACGCTCCCGTTCCGTTCATCCCATAAAGCCTCCTTATTCCTTCCAAAAGTCTGTGATATGGAAAAGAAGAAGCCCGCAAGCATGATGCGAACCTCTTCTCTTAAATTGGCCTTAGCATGACTAGTGGACTTGGTGGGAAATATCGCTCAGCGCATCGCCGGCTTCATCCGCAAAATTGTTGCGTACAGCCATATCCCCAAGCGACACGATCCCGATGAGCCGTTCTCCTTCTGTAACCGGCAGGCGGCGAATTTGCTGCTCCGCCATCATATCCGCAGCCTCGTCAACCGGCGTGTCCGGCGAAGCGCAGCGGATGCCCCGTGTCATAACCGTCTCTACGGCTGTAGAACCCGGATGCTTCTCCGCAATCGCCCGAATGACGAGATCACGGTCGGTAATAACTCCGATCAGCCGGTCTCCATTTTCGACGACGGGAATGAAGCCTGTATCATTGTTTTTCATTTTTACCGCAACCTCATAGATATTGTCCTTTGGCGATACGGTAACTACTTGGTCAGTCATGATATCCTTTACTTTTCTCATTATGCCATCCCTCCATCATCTAGATTTCCTAGGAGGGAGCTATATTATGCATGATCCTTCAAATGCTGCTTTCTTGATAAGCTTCCGCCATCGCGATCAAAAGGCTTGCCGCATGCAGCATCGCCTTTTCATCGATATCAAATTTTGGATGGTGGTGCGGATACATCGCATTCTTCTCCGGATTTCCGGCTCCTACAAGCATGAAGCAGCCGGGAACCCGCTGCAAATAGTAAGCAAAATCCTCGGCAGGCATAATTTGCGGAGAGAGCTCGCTTGACAGCCCGGTCTCCCGCTCCGCAACCTCCCGAAACCTCTCATATTCCTCCGGATGATTGACCAGGCTCGGATAGCCGGTCATATAATCGACCGTCACGCCCGCCCCATAAGCCTGTGCCGTCCCTTCAGTCAGCTGCTCGATCCGTTCGCGGATTATCCTGCGGGTCTCCTCTTGGAAGCATCGGACCGTACCGGCCAATCGGCATGTGTCGGCAATGACATTCTGAGCCGTCCCCCCATGAATGGAGCCGATCGTCACGACAGCGGGATCCAGCGGATTGACTGAACGGCTGACGACACTCTGCAGCTGGAGAACAAGCGCTGCCCCGGCAACAACGCTGTCCACCGCGGCATGCGGCATGCCACCATGGCCTCCGCGGCCTGACAGCTCGATGAAGAATTCATCGGTCGAGGCCATCATCGGCCCGGGCCGGCTGGCCGCCGCGCCTACCGGGATTGGCGTCCACAAATGCACGCCGTAAATCACGTCCACGCCATCCAGCGCCCCGGCCTCAATCATGGACAGTGCCCCGCCCGGACAGACCTCCTCCGCCGGCTGAAAGATGAGCCGGATTTCGCCCTGAAGCGTCTCTCTCCGGGTGCTGAAATATTCGGCAACCCCGAGCAGAACGGCCGTATGGCCGTCATGTCCACACGCATGCATAACGCCGGGAACCAAAGACGCATATTCGCACGTCTTCTCGTCCTGTATCGGCAGTGCATCCATATCAGCACGCAGCGCAACCGTCTTCCCCGGCAAATGGCCGCGAACGGTGCCTACAACCCCGTTCCCTCCGATCCCCACCGCTGCATCAATGCCCAGCTTCTTTAGCTCATCAGCGATGTATGCCGCCGTTTTCTGTTCCTTGAACGACAATTCCGGGTGGCGGTGCAAATACCGTCTCCGCTCCACCATAGCCGGAAACAATGATTTTAGCGTTTCCTCTCTCATGGACTTCCACTTCCTTCTTCATCAATCACGCATCAAACTGCCGGCAGCATGCCCGCCGGCATACGATATGTATTATTGTAGCAGAAAAATCAGCGCCCTCAATATAGGGCAAATCACGATAAACAGCGTCCCTTCACCCTTTTGAAGCGTTTCCTATGCTTGCACAAGTGGTGGAAACATAATATCATGGGAGAAGAACTTTTAAGGAGGCATTTTACACGATGATTCTCGAAAATACCGGTTTGAACGGATTAAAGAGCGACTTGTCCTATTTGGACGAATCCGCAGAGAAAGTCGGGTTTATTCGCTGGCAATGGGAATATTACCGGGCTACATACGATTACAAAATAGAAGCAAATGATAACGAGTACTTCCTTCGCATTAACACGCGGGCTGTAGAGGGCAAATTGGAGCGTCCGGACACGGTTCTGGAAATTGAAGCGGTCTATATCGGACGGGCTACATTCCCGCACGGGCTGGAATACGAATCGGAAATTCCGTCATTCGTACAAAAGACGGCCAACCTAAAGCTAACCGAACTGAAGCAGCTTCTAGAGGCATAAGGAATTTGGCATGAGAGACAGCAAATCAGAGCCCAAACGCGGAGCTCCCGATTTTCAACTGCTCATCCTCACCCTGTTATTGGTTGGCTTCGGGATCGTCATGGTTTTCAGTTCCAGCTCCAGCATTACTTTGGTAAGTGAAAAATTTGGTTATGATTTGATGTACTTTACGAAACGTCAAATAGCTTTTGGAGGAGTCGGCCTGATCCTCATGTTCATTACGATGAACATTCCTTATGACAAATTCAAGAAGCTTTTTGTTCCGGTTTTTATTGTAACTATTATTATGCTTATGCTTGTTCCATTTTTAGCTGACGATATCTTTGGGGCAAGAAGCTGGTTTATGATCTTCGGCCTCGGCGTTCAACCTACCGAGCTGGCGAAAATTGCTACGATCCTTTATCTGGCTGCTCTGATTTCAAAGAAAGGGGATCGTTTTCGGGATTTAAGAACAGGCTATATTCCCGTGATGGTCATCGTCGGATTTGTGGCTGGTCTTATCATGCTGCAGCCCGATTTTGGCTCATGCATGATTCTGGTCGCTACCGCAGGCCTGATTATATTTGCCGGCGGAGCAAATTTGAAACATATTTTAGGTTCTATCGCTTTGCTTATCCTTGGAGCCAGCATCGTACTCGGTGCCGGCGCCCTTTTAGAGCAAATTAATCCAAGCGAGAAACAAGCAGGCAG from Paenibacillus woosongensis includes the following:
- a CDS encoding CBS domain-containing protein; the encoded protein is MRKVKDIMTDQVVTVSPKDNIYEVAVKMKNNDTGFIPVVENGDRLIGVITDRDLVIRAIAEKHPGSTAVETVMTRGIRCASPDTPVDEAADMMAEQQIRRLPVTEGERLIGIVSLGDMAVRNNFADEAGDALSDISHQVH
- a CDS encoding amidohydrolase, whose product is MREETLKSLFPAMVERRRYLHRHPELSFKEQKTAAYIADELKKLGIDAAVGIGGNGVVGTVRGHLPGKTVALRADMDALPIQDEKTCEYASLVPGVMHACGHDGHTAVLLGVAEYFSTRRETLQGEIRLIFQPAEEVCPGGALSMIEAGALDGVDVIYGVHLWTPIPVGAAASRPGPMMASTDEFFIELSGRGGHGGMPHAAVDSVVAGAALVLQLQSVVSRSVNPLDPAVVTIGSIHGGTAQNVIADTCRLAGTVRCFQEETRRIIRERIEQLTEGTAQAYGAGVTVDYMTGYPSLVNHPEEYERFREVAERETGLSSELSPQIMPAEDFAYYLQRVPGCFMLVGAGNPEKNAMYPHHHPKFDIDEKAMLHAASLLIAMAEAYQESSI
- a CDS encoding YugN family protein, encoding MILENTGLNGLKSDLSYLDESAEKVGFIRWQWEYYRATYDYKIEANDNEYFLRINTRAVEGKLERPDTVLEIEAVYIGRATFPHGLEYESEIPSFVQKTANLKLTELKQLLEA
- the ftsW gene encoding putative lipid II flippase FtsW, translating into MRDSKSEPKRGAPDFQLLILTLLLVGFGIVMVFSSSSSITLVSEKFGYDLMYFTKRQIAFGGVGLILMFITMNIPYDKFKKLFVPVFIVTIIMLMLVPFLADDIFGARSWFMIFGLGVQPTELAKIATILYLAALISKKGDRFRDLRTGYIPVMVIVGFVAGLIMLQPDFGSCMILVATAGLIIFAGGANLKHILGSIALLILGASIVLGAGALLEQINPSEKQAGSNYKVGRITSFINPWEDPQHTGYNIIHSLTALGHGGLTGAGFGQGIQKLHYLPNSYNDFIFSVIGEEFGFIGSIIFLLLYTYFIWRGLLVSLRCSSTFGLLTGVGIMGLIAIQAFVNIGGVTRTIPITGVTLPFISYGGSSLLVMMGAMGIVLSISRDSSLPAKQERTKSVVVKDPSYELSHPRRRHL